One Torulaspora globosa chromosome 5, complete sequence DNA window includes the following coding sequences:
- the RTC1 gene encoding Rtc1p (ancestral locus Anc_3.22), with product MYNPPVAKGETATSFGRNEFKPSSFSRSSFRIHHYPVSTQISPMGSSPRARATSRYSLSNSSSFNEGSLRESLHSDSQPAERAGSEGKRNHPVAPKCSGPMYSSKARKELSSIDKINDPSSNALICAGTTHLGYYRFSPEDRSVVCLHDYVAVNNRHSNVFSPNFKKRARQSKLSTIADVKTGFHNHKNYVAVCRSSTVISVYDVNRTTDADDALVATLSDHTRSVNSFDFNTSQTSLLISGGQDGSIKIWDLRSSGTKNSRRCDVNINTASDSVRDVKWMPFQNYVTGGQQDVRNGSNAGLKFASIHDSGLLLTFDLRQPSQIEKRINAHSGPGLCLSWHPNLEYIATGGRDGKCSLWNVGDRFQGDNMSSFYTPNSAPTAHLSTLHANTNLAALPEITITTGLPVTKLKFRPSYERNVLNSILALSPMTNDAALNVYSLARKYIPKHVLHKSTQTLGLVWWDEKLIFDIDKDNSINGWDLTQEPTILDNLSKCVTCWRDIEGNGLLFLDQNSGGYEMQQNQPTVQDDDRKSINQKVGAGPLTSSIGNHAGIMNSLKKGISHSTLSSYSGDRPSFYKSGFSFNAKSPSMGFSHNTSSVSSSPYPSQNEMKNVQSPVIVTLDLPYILSNMRLSSLPPDRNKLRSPEVSAIRESPVKVFKFLARELEFSCNNEKREGNVKSIDQRSSMKDEDIETELMQRFGLSENTTWAALMNKKGEQEAKANRESGSTLKSPKQSKKETLQKIISNEEERSVPRKKRSALTESIHCLTSGLEPKIEQLLELIPICSDNASVYSYIDDLSNFKIWLLIRDSLLWDLKRLSSGYPSADPESAQGKLTEDGAEFVAAHNLNETGSPGCSSSITSDVNSFVEETPQAFSTGVESGTRERAQVPETASKLKQQLMEDNGKITSHEQEIPVGSYNSISSAKWEDLNQKGKQNVNDADIVITDDDDVEVEAIRAASAPASSSNGVGATNIPILQKRKQRQSFIDTFMTDVRSPSDINAEGGFSSRNRHPHSLVQSSPSSKLSSLQSLASGTSPLTALRKITERTDFISPFSPKRLPSYASSNFEQLIKTRPANEVPKDNGPSKLKHITPPWSTRRLIKQLYQQAVEMGNILLAVNILLLFQDIYQLAPVEVVKDSLARFTTILHQYELFEISAAILKYCPWDDIMSSQGGESLVSLFCERCHNLITNDSSKERFSLESQKAGNNTPMSRFGHWYCDSCKKPNSLCVLCELPMKKMTMAMLECGHEGHYECLQSWFLTEGMTECPGGCSNEVLI from the coding sequence ATGTACAATCCGCCGGTCGCGAAAGGCGAGACTGCCACTTCGTTCGGCAGAAACGAGTTCAAACCGAGCTCATTTAGTCGGTCGTCGTTCCGCATTCATCACTATCCCGTGAGCACGCAAATCTCGCCAATGGGAAGCTCTCCGAGGGCCAGAGCCACGTCAAGATACTCGCTGAGCAATAGCAGCTCGTTCAACGAAGGCAGCTTGCGCGAATCGCTGCATAGCGACAGTCAGCCCGCGGAAAGGGCCGGCTCCGAGGGAAAACGGAACCATCCAGTGGCTCCGAAGTGTTCAGGGCCCATGTACAGCTCCAAGGCGCGCAAGGAACTGTCGAGCATCGACAAGATCAACGATCCGAGCAGCAATGCGCTGATATGCGCGGGAACGACTCATTTGGGATACTACAGGTTCAGCCCAGAGGACCGCTCGGTGGTGTGTCTGCATGACTACGTGGCTGTGAACAATAGGCACAGCAACGTGTTCTCTCcgaatttcaagaaaagagcGAGACAGAGTAAACTGAGCACGATCGCGGACGTCAAGACTGGGTTCCACAATCACAAGAATTACGTTGCGGTTTGCCGGAGTTCAACTGTGATCTCGGTCTATGATGTGAACAGGACGACCGACGCGGATGACGCGCTCGTCGCTACGCTATCCGACCACACGAGGTCCGTTAACAGCTTCGATTTCAACACGTCGCAAACAAGCCTGCTGATCAGCGGGGGGCAGGATGGCAGCATCAAAATATGGGATCTCAGGTCCAGCGGCACCAAGAACTCGCGGCGCTGCGATGTAAATATCAACACCGCTTCCGACTCCGTGAGGGACGTCAAATGGATGCCGTTCCAAAATTACGTTACGGGCGGTCAACAGGATGTCAGGAATGGTAGCAACGCCGGTTTGAAGTTTGCTTCGATTCACGATTCTGGATTACTTCTGACATTTGATTTACGCCAACCGTCTCAGATTGAGAAAAGGATCAATGCGCATTCAGGCCCGGGACTCTGTCTCTCTTGGCATCCGAACTTGGAATATATCGCCACCGGAGGGAGAGATGGAAAATGCTCGCTATGGAACGTTGGCGATCGGTTTCAAGGGGACAATATGAGCAGTTTCTATACACCGAATTCAGCCCCTACAGCCCATTTATCGACGCTCCACGCGAACACGAATTTGGCAGCACTACCGGAGATCACTATAACCACCGGTCTTCCGGTAACTAAGCTCAAATTTCGCCCATCTTATGAAAGGAACGTGTTGAACTCTATACTGGCTCTTTCTCCAATGACCAATGATGCGGCTTTGAATGTATACTCTTTGGCCCGCAAGTATATTCCAAAACATGTTCTTCACAAGTCTACGCAGACGCTAGGTTTGGTGTGGTGGGATGAGAAGCTCATTTTTGACATTGACAAGGATAATAGCATAAACGGATGGGATCTTACCCAGGAACCCACCATCTTGGACAATCTCTCAAAATGCGTGACGTGCTGGCGGGACATTGAGGGAAACGGGTTACTTTTCCTCGATCAAAACAGCGGTGGATATGAAATGCAGCAAAATCAGCCTACTGTGCAAGATGACGATCGAAAATCGATCAATCAAAAGGTTGGCGCGGGCCCCCTAACCAGCAGTATCGGAAATCATGCAGGAATCATGAATAGTCTCAAAAAAGGTATTAGCCATTCGACGTTGTCTTCATATTCCGGAGATCGACCCAGTTTTTACAAGTCGGGATTCTCATTCAATGCAAAGAGTCCATCGATGGGATTTTCTCACAATACTTCAAGCGTATCTTCAAGTCCATATCCTTCGCAGAACGAGATGAAAAACGTGCAATCTCCAGTCATTGTAACCTTGGATTTGCCATATATTCTGAGTAATATGCGGCTGTCAAGCTTACCTCCTGATCGAAATAAACTGCGATCGCCCGAAGTGAGTGCTATCAGGGAATCTCCGGTCAAAGTATTCAAATTTTTAGCCAGAGAGCTTGAATTCTCATGCAATAACGAAAAGAGAGAGGGGAACGTCAAAAGCATTGACCAGCGTTCAAGTATGAAGGACGAGGATATCGAGACGGAACTGATGCAGCGTTTTGGATTATCTGAGAATACAACATGGGCGGCGCTTATGAATAAGAAAGGGGAACAAGAAGCCAAGGCTAATCGGGAATCAGGCAGCACCTTGAAAAGTCCCaagcaatcaaagaaagagacgTTACAAAAAATAATATCTAATGAGGAGGAGAGATCCGTACCTCGAAAAAAAAGGAGTGCTCTGACAGAAAGCATACATTGTCTCACATCAGGGCTGGAGCCTAAAATTGAGCAATTGCTTGAACTAATACCAATCTGCAGTGACAATGCATCTGTTTATTCCTACATTGATGATTTATCTAACTTCAAGATATGGTTGTTAATACGAGATTCTCTGTTGTGGGATTTGAAAAGACTTAGTTCAGGATATCCATCTGCTGATCCTGAATCAGCGCAAGGAAAGCTGACGGAAGATGGCGCCGAGTTTGTTGCTGCTCACAACCTTAATGAAACCGGTAGCCCTGGTTGCTCGAGCAGCATAACGAGCGACGTTAACTCATTTGTGGAGGAGACTCCCCAGGCTTTTAGTACTGGCGTGGAAAGTGGCACCAGAGAGCGGGCTCAGGTTCCCGAAACTGCTTCCAAGCTTAAGCAACAGCTCATGGAGGATAACGGTAAGATTACTTCGCATGAGCAGGAAATACCCGTCGGATCATATAACAGTATTAGCTCTGCGAAGTGGGAGGATCTGAACCAGAAAGGGAAGCAAAATGTCAATGATGCAGACATAGTGATAACcgatgatgacgacgtTGAAGTGGAAGCAATTCGTGCCGCATCCGCACCAGCATCGAGCTCGAATGGCGTCGGAGCTACTAACATACccattttgcaaaagagaaagcaacGCCAGTCGTTTATTGATACGTTTATGACCGATGTACGATCCCCAAGTGATATCAATGCAGAGGGTGGGTTTTCGAGCAGGAATCGTCACCCGCACTCGTTAGTTCAAAGCAGTCCTAGTAGCAAGTTATCTTCGCTGCAAAGTCTCGCCAGTGGCACTTCTCCGCTAACAGCTCTGAGGAAAATCACGGAACGAACGGACTTCATTTCACCATTCTCACCAAAAAGGCTCCCAAGTTAcgcttcttcaaactttgaGCAGCTCATTAAGACAAGACCCGCGAACGAGGTCCCCAAAGACAATGGACCGAGCAAGTTGAAGCATATTACACCCCCATGGAGCACAAGAAGACTGATAAAACAGCTCTATCAGCAGGCTGTGGAGATGGGCAACATTTTGCTTGCTGTCAATATTTTACTACTATTCCAAGACATTTATCAGTTGGCACCTGTTGAGGTCGTCAAGGACTCACTGGCGCGATTTACCACTATCTTACATCAATATGAGCTTTTCGAAATCTCCGCGGCGATCCTTAAATATTGTCCATGGGACGACATCATGAGCTCCCAGGGCGGAGAGTCTCTCGTTTCGCTCTTCTGCGAAAGATGCCATAACTTAATCACAAATGACAGTTCGAAAGAGAGGTTTTCGCTAGAGTCGCAGAAGGCGGGAAACAACACTCCAATGAGCAGATTCGGCCACTGGTATTGCGATTCATGCAAGAAGCCAAATAGCTTGTGCGTGCTATGCGAACTACccatgaagaagatgacgatggcCATGTTGGAATGCGGCCACGAGGGCCATTACGAATGCTTGCAGAGTTGGTTTTTAACCGAAGGAATGACTGAATGCCCTGGAGGCTGTTCGAACGAAGTTCTCATATAG
- the VNX1 gene encoding calcium/hydrogen antiporter (ancestral locus Anc_3.19): MPKDHNPLHSLHSNGTIGSSNAPDHVYRVFSVDDDPDEIEHDVRYLEGLHDGLKYALHNSKSKGHLLPSATSDGNGQHSKSKLKTKTKFRTSPKKKSVSKSRKDADGGGPSKISIPPLGAPQNASNIDVEPDANKFVIHDHPSGIGHDLIFEDRNIDEENGPGDDERSTTSMESYTLRERQDAINETHPFGIRIWKPALYKKQRSVQKVAAEDIHETRLKKITWEVHLSNILWAVSCGTFLFLLMDIAGVLVYVLGLFTRSSKEYALLCFRLGRYLLWPFGKVVYLTHDEHYIQEDMDEGISTQQFYNWVTSYSNRLFFHQSQAETNDALKQHGNKLQHPSYGSVRQHLAAAHEESPSIHGILSEHPSGTAETVEGYSSGTGIQRRYFGRGKWSWGRLIFYVLFHLLIQPIVFVISLVTWLAVFTIPMSNILWNLMYHCRRHPLALGFKYIKNTSAQDDSIIKAQVGKNVLLCTFRCAGWHYYKFTVDGTNVIVVNLMSLVLFTIFDFYVFKKQWHFSNWLTHEITIFTLCLASIIPLAFYIGQAVASISAQTSMGVGAVINAFFSTVVEIFLYCVALKQSKGRLVEGSMIGSILGAVLLLPGLSMCGGALNRKTQRYNPASAGVSSTMLIFSMIVMFVPTIFYEIYGSYTVRCEDDKDLALTFANISKVFTSERCYFTHPPLKYTKMYVNVIQPLSISCAIVLFLAYIIGLWFTLRTHAVMIWQLPITEQAKEMSASRTLESNPRDDQDVNDDGASSGHEAPNWSRNRSTCILLVATLLYAVIAEILVSCVDAVLEGLPSLNPKFLGFTIFALVPNTTEFLNAISFAMHGNVALSMEIGSAYALQVCLLQVPALVLYSVLYTWKMDISEISIRDMMFPLVFPKWDLIASMASVFLFTYLYAEGKSNYFKGSMLILLYVITVLGFYCQGIIEAWGPT, from the coding sequence ATGCCAAAGGACCATAACCCTTTACATTCATTACACTCCAACGGGACAATAGGCAGCAGTAACGCTCCGGACCACGTGTATCGTGTTTTCAGTGTCGATGACGATCCTGACGAGATTGAGCACGACGTAAGGTATCTGGAGGGGCTCCACGATGGTCTGAAGTACGCTTTGCATAACAGCAAATCCAAGGGCCACCTACTTCCGTCGGCTACCTCAGATGGAAATGGCCAACATTCCAAGTCTAAGCTGAAAACGAAGACAAAGTTTAGGACAAGTCCCAAAAAGAAGTCGGTTTCCAAGTCAAGGAAGGATGCCGATGGTGGTGGGCCCTCCAAAATCTCTATTCCCCCTTTAGGTGCACCACAGAATGCCAGCAATATTGATGTAGAGCCAGATGCTAACAAGTTTGTCATTCACGATCATCCTTCCGGTATTGGGCATGATTTGATATTTGAAGACCGAAACATAGACGAGGAGAATGGGCCAGGCGATGATGAACGGTCTACGACTTCTATGGAATCCTACACTTTGCGAGAGAGGCAAGACGCGATCAATGAAACACATCCTTTCGGTATCAGGATATGGAAACCAGCATTGTACAAAAAACAAAGGTCTGTTCAAAAAGTGGCCGCTGAGGATATCCATGAAACtcgattgaagaagatcactTGGGAGGTTCATCTAAGCAACATTCTTTGGGCTGTATCCTGCGGaactttcctcttcctATTAATGGATATTGCGGGTGTATTGGTTTATGTGCTTGGCTTATTTACTCGGTCTTCGAAAGAGTATGCGCTCCTGTGCTTCAGGCTCGGCCGCTATCTCCTGTGGCCTTTTGGTAAAGTGGTTTATCTAACACACGATGAGCACTATATACAGGAGGACATGGATGAGGGCATAAGCACACAACAGTTCTATAACTGGGTTACTTCATATAGTAATCGGTTATTTTTTCATCAATCCCAGGCAGAAACAAATGATGCATTGAAGCAACATGGCAACAAACTGCAGCATCCATCATACGGCTCCGTGAGGCAACATTTGGCCGCTGCTCACGAAGAGTCACCTTCCATACACGGTATCCTATCTGAACATCCAAGTGGTACTGCTGAGACAGTCGAGGGTTATTCTTCTGGGACAGGCATCCAAAGGAGATACTTTGGTAGGGGCAAGTGGTCCTGGGGCAGACTGATTTTTTATGTGCTTTTCCACCTTCTAATACAGCCAATAGTTTTCGTAATCTCGCTGGTTACGTGGTTAGCAGTTTTTACAATACCGATGAGTAATATCCTGTGGAATTTAATGTATCATTGCAGGAGACATCCTTTGGCGTTGGGTTTCAAGTACATCAAGAATACTAGTGCTCAGGACGATTCCATAATCAAGGCTCAAGTTGGTAAGAATGTATTGCTCTGCACTTTTCGCTGCGCTGGTTGGCATTATTATAAGTTTACTGTTGATGGGACCAATGTTATAGTGGTCAACCTAATGTCATTAGTCCTTTTTACCATTTTTGATTTTTACgttttcaagaaacaatGGCATTTCAGTAATTGGCTAACTCATGAGATAACGATTTTCACTTTATGTCTCGCTTCAATTATTCCACTAGCATTTTACATCGGCCAAGCTGTTGCATCAATTTCGGCTCAAACATCCATGGGCGTTGGTGCTGTGATTAATGCTTTTTTCTCCACGGTTGTAGAAATTTTCTTATACTGTGTCGCTTTGAAACAAAGCAAAGGCCGTCTGGTTGAAGGATCTATGATTGGTTCGATCCTAGGTGCAGTCTTGTTGTTACCAGGTCTGTCGATGTGTGGTGGGGCTCTAAATAGGAAGACGCAACGATACAATCCAGCCAGCGCCGGTGTGTCCTCCACTATGCTAATCTTTTCTATGATTGTTATGTTTGTGCCGACCATATTTTATGAGATATATGGCAGCTACACTGTGCGTTGCGAAGACGACAAAGATTTAGCGTTGACTTTTGCAAACATTTCCAAGGTCTTTACTTCAGAAAGATGTTATTTTACTCATCCGCCTCTAAAATACACCAAGATGTACGTCAATGTCATTCAGCCGTTGTCAATATCCTGTGCGattgttctcttcttggcatatATCATCGGTTTGTGGTTCACCCTAAGAACGCACGCAGTAATGATTTGGCAATTACCGATCACGGAACAGGCTAAAGAGATGAGCGCAAGTCGCACGCTTGAAAGCAACCCGCGTGATGACCAAGACGTTAATGATGATGGTGCCTCCAGTGGTCATGAAGCCCCCAACTGGTCGAGGAACCGGTCGACATGTATTCTTTTGGTGGCAACTCTGCTCTATGCAGTCATTGCTGAAATACTGGTGTCGTGTGTAGACGCAGTTTTGGAAGGTCTTCCCTCACTGAATCCCAAGTTCCTCGGTTTCACTATATTTGCACTAGTGCCGAATACCAcagaatttttgaatgCTATTTCTTTCGCCATGCATGGCAACGTCGCTTTATCAATGGAGATCGGTAGCGCATATGCTTTACAAGTTTGTCTGCTACAGGTACCTGCTTTGGTTCTCTACTCGGTTCTATACACTTGGAAGATGGATATATCCGAGATATCTATCAGAGATATGATGTTTCCGCTGGTGTTCCCAAAATGGGATCTCATTGCATCGATGGCAAGCGTGTTTCTCTTCACCTATTTATACGCGGAAGGGAAGTCGAATTATTTCAAAGGCTCGATGTTGATCCTACTCTATGTTATCACGGTGTTGGGCTTCTACTGTCAAGGCATTATAGAAGCTTGGGGTCCCACCTGA
- the CDC33 gene encoding translation initiation factor eIF4E (ancestral locus Anc_3.20), with protein MSVEEVSQKFEESVAVSEEKEPKTVLSDSQFDVKHPLNTKWTLWYTKPAVEQSESWSDLLRPVTSFETVEEFWAIVQNIPEPHELPLKSDYHAFRNDIRPEWEDEANAKGGKWSYQVKAKRADIDELWLRTLLAVIGETIDEDESEINGVVLNVRKGGYKFALWTKSENKEALCNIGARFKQVLKLGDDDHIEFFPHSAANAKHHQPSITL; from the coding sequence ATGTCTGTTGAGGAAGTGAGCCAGAAATTCGAGGAAAGCGTCGCTGTGAGCGAGGAGAAGGAGCCAAAGACGGTGCTGTCAGACAGCCAATTCGATGTCAAACACCCTCTGAACACAAAATGGACTCTGTGGTATACGAAACCCGCCGTGGAGCAATCGGAGTCGTGGTCGGACTTGCTGCGTCCAGTGACGTCTTTTGAAACCGTGGAGGAGTTCTGGGCGATCGTACAGAACATCCCCGAGCCACACGAATTGCCTCTCAAGTCGGACTACCATGCGTTCCGCAACGATATCAGACCAGAATGGGAGGACGAGGCAAACGCCAAGGGTGGCAAATGGTCGTACCAGGTCAAGGCCAAGCGTGCCGACATCGACGAGTTGTGGCTGAGGACCCTGCTCGCTGTGATCGGCGAGACCATCGACGAGGACGAATCGGAGATCAACGGCGTGGTGTTGAACGTGAGAAAGGGTGGTTACAAATTCGCATTGTGGACAAAGTCCGAGAATAAAGAGGCTCTCTGTAATATCGGTGCCAGGTTCAAGCAGGTACTAAAGTTGGGTGACGACGATCACATCGAGTTCTTCCCCCATTCTGCAGCTAATGCAAAGCATCACCAACCATCCATTACTTTGTAA
- a CDS encoding uncharacterized protein (ancestral locus Anc_3.21), whose product MLWGAVKMLLEGAAAVTSASLVALYFMQNRLIYPSWAQGARDFVDTPDSYGLPYELVTLTTGDGVRIQAYDMRNTRSDSGSTVVVLCPNAGNIGYFISIAEIFYRQLGMSVFIYSYRGYGHSEGTPSEKGLKLDADCVMEHLSREPFHKARKLVLYGRSLGGANAIYIAAKFPSLCDAVILENTFLSIPKVIPYAFPALRYFSGMCHEIWNSEEQIKGCDSTLPFLFLSGLRDEIVPPSHMSKLYEACPSHNKQVFQFPLGYHNDTIIQEGYWSVVRSFLEQFALI is encoded by the coding sequence ATGCTCTGGGGTGCTGTGAAGATGCTGCTGGAGGGAGCAGCTGCGGTAACGTCGGCGTCGTTGGTTGCGTTGTATTTCATGCAGAACCGGTTGATCTATCCGTCGTGGGCGCAGGGAGCTCGGGATTTTGTGGATACTCCTGACAGCTACGGCCTGCCCTACGAGCTGGTGACGCTGACCACGGGCGACGGGGTGCGGATCCAGGCGTACGACATGCGGAACACGAGAAGCGACTCGGGCTCGACGGTGGTGGTTCTGTGTCCCAATGCGGGCAATATTGGGTATTTCATCTCGATCGCGGAGATTTTCTATCGCCAGTTGGGGATGAGCGTGTTTATCTATTCGTACCGAGGTTACGGACACTCCGAAGGGACGCCCTCCGAGAAAGGGCTGAAGCTGGACGCTGACTGTGTGATGGAGCATCTCTCCAGAGAGCCGTTCCACAAGGCTAGGAAATTGGTGCTGTATGGCAGGTCGTTGGGGGGCGCCAATGCGATCTATATCGCGGCGAAGTTTCCGAGCCTTTGTGACGCTGTCATCTTGGAAAACACTTTCTTGAGCATCCCGAAGGTGATACCGTACGCGTTTCCAGCGTTGAGATATTTCAGTGGGATGTGCCACGAGATTTGGAACTCGGAGGAGCAGATCAAAGGCTGCGATTCTACGCTGCCGTTCCTGTTCCTGAGCGGACTGCGGGACGAGATAGTGCCACCATCTCACATGAGCAAACTGTATGAGGCGTGCCCGAGCCATAATAAGCAGGTCTTTCAATTTCCGCTGGGCTACCACAACGATACGATCATCCAGGAGGGCTACTGGTCTGTGGTGCGGAGCTTTTTAGAGCAGTTCGCGCTTATCTAA